A region from the Aeromicrobium choanae genome encodes:
- a CDS encoding Fpg/Nei family DNA glycosylase, whose product MPEMPEVEALVHWLGDKLDGAVVAEIEPASFAVLKTYDPPVSAFAGLTVTGVTRHGKFIDIDVDGLHLVIHLAKAGWLRWSDHFGDSRVKMGGPLALRFRVDRGDGPHEGFDLTEAGTRKGLAVYAVRDPQEVAGIVRLGPDPLAPGFDLRPLLQRRMQVKRLLRDQTVVAGIGNAYSDEILHAARLSPFAIAEKLDEDEVVRLEAAVTSVLTEAVAAADGKPAADLKDAKRERMRVHGRAGQTCEVCGDTVAEVVFADSSLQYCPTCQTGGTLLKDRTTSKFLK is encoded by the coding sequence GTGGCCGAGATCGAGCCCGCGTCGTTCGCCGTGCTCAAGACCTACGACCCGCCCGTCTCGGCGTTCGCCGGACTGACCGTCACCGGCGTCACCCGGCACGGCAAGTTCATCGACATCGACGTGGACGGCCTGCACCTGGTGATCCACCTGGCCAAGGCCGGCTGGCTGCGGTGGTCGGACCACTTCGGGGACAGCCGCGTCAAGATGGGCGGCCCGCTCGCCCTGCGCTTCCGCGTGGACCGCGGCGACGGCCCGCACGAGGGCTTCGACCTCACCGAGGCGGGCACCCGCAAGGGCCTGGCCGTCTACGCCGTGCGCGATCCGCAGGAGGTCGCGGGGATCGTCCGGCTCGGCCCCGACCCGCTCGCGCCGGGATTCGACCTGCGGCCGCTGCTGCAGCGACGGATGCAGGTCAAGCGCCTGCTGCGCGACCAGACCGTCGTGGCCGGGATCGGCAACGCCTACAGCGACGAGATCCTGCACGCCGCGAGGCTGTCGCCGTTCGCGATCGCGGAGAAGCTGGACGAGGACGAGGTGGTGCGGCTGGAGGCCGCCGTGACCTCGGTGCTCACCGAGGCGGTCGCCGCGGCCGACGGCAAGCCCGCCGCCGACCTCAAGGACGCCAAGCGCGAGCGGATGCGCGTGCACGGCCGCGCGGGCCAGACGTGCGAGGTCTGCGGCGACACCGTGGCCGAGGTGGTGTTCGCCGACTCCTCGCTGCAGTACTGCCCGACCTGCCAGACCGGCGGCACGCTGCTCAAGGACCGCACGACGTCGAAGTTCCTGAAGTAG